Proteins co-encoded in one Thermodesulfobacteriota bacterium genomic window:
- a CDS encoding HypC/HybG/HupF family hydrogenase formation chaperone — MCVAVPGEILTLEPDGTAVVDFGGTRRTVSLALVEGAAPGDYVVVHAGFALHRVDPEEARETLALFRSVLDEQPG, encoded by the coding sequence ATGTGCGTAGCCGTGCCCGGTGAGATTCTCACCCTGGAACCCGACGGCACTGCCGTGGTGGATTTCGGCGGTACCCGGCGCACCGTCTCCCTGGCACTGGTGGAGGGGGCCGCCCCGGGCGACTACGTGGTGGTCCACGCCGGTTTCGCCCTGCACCGGGTGGATCCGGAGGAAGCCCGGGAGACCCTGGCGCTCTTCCGGTCGGTCCTCGATGAACAACCCGGCTGA